One genomic window of Solanum dulcamara chromosome 10, daSolDulc1.2, whole genome shotgun sequence includes the following:
- the LOC129870363 gene encoding pentatricopeptide repeat-containing protein At4g31850, chloroplastic, with protein MGVIVLSSSAICCNNFNCVSVTETRQSTSGNGCSVRGRFSRNLSFFPDGSVVNCDKIRKQYVGSSRFVVKCSNDVMLARNLNFSPGGSVMNCDKIRKKYVGSSRFVMKCSNDVVLARNLSFFPGGLVMNCDKIRKKYVGFSRFVMKCSNDVVLVNEKPRNGISAEGVLRNLRSISEPTEALALFKSVAEMPRVVHTTETCNYMLEYLRVLERTNDMAVVFDLMQKQIIYRSLDTYLIIFKRLHIRGGIREAPFALERMKKAGFALNAYSYNGLIHLILQAGFWQEALKVYRRMISEKLKPSLKTYSALMVACGKRRDTETVMKLLSEMDGLGLRPNIYTFTICIRVLGRAGKIDDACAILKRMDDEGCGPDVVTYTVLIDSLCIAGKLDIAKEVFFKMKSGSHKPDRVTYITLLDRLSDRGDLDSLVDFLDRMEADGYKADVVSFTILVDALCKVGKVSEAFATLDVMKEKGILPNLHTYNSLIRGLLRKKRVNEALELFDSLESLGVEVTAYTYILFIDYYGKSGEPDKALETFEKMKAHGIVPNVVACNASLYSIAEMGRLGEAKRIFDGIRESGYVPNSISYNMMMKCYSNAGKVDEAIKLLSEMIESGCDPDVIVVNSLIDILYKDGRANEAWAMFYRLKDMKLTPTVVTYNTLLAGLGKEGKIREAYELLDSMALQGCSPNTITYNTLLDSLCKNGEVDTALTLLYQMTGPNCFPDVFSYNTVMFGLAKEKRVTEAFLLFHQMKKKMYPDCVTVYALLPILVKDGLIEDAVKIVDGFVYQALNRSDRSFWLQMMEGVLGEAELDHSISFAEKLASYHICSNDLIIIPVIRVLCKQKKALDAHDLFVKFKNTFGIRPTLRSYYPLVEGLLNVHLKELAWNLFKEMKNASGCAPDVYTYNLFLDELGKSGKVDELFELYEEMLHRGCKPIAITYNILISGLVKSNKVERAIDFYYDLVSLGFMPTPCTYGPLIDGLLKVKNFDKAKDFFEEMADYGCRPNSVIYNILINGFGKAGDLKSACDLFNRMNKEGVRPDLKTYTILVDCLCSAGKVDDALYYFEELKSAGLDPDLVSYNLMINGLGKSGKMKEALYLLDEMKSRGITPNLYTYNTLILNLGIAGMLEDAGRMYEELQQLGLEPDVFTYNALIRGYSKSGDPDGAYAIYEKMMVGGCSPNSGTFAQLPN; from the coding sequence ATGGGAGTGATTGTACTTAGCTCCTCAGCAATTTGCTGCAATAATTTCAATTGTGTATCTGTTACTGAGACTAGACAATCTACTAGTGGTAATGGGTGTTCAGTTAGAGGAAGATTTTCAAGAAACTTGAGTTTTTTCCCTGATGGGTCTGTGGTGAATTGTGATAAAATTAGGAAACAATATGTGGGTTCTTCAAGATTTGTTGTGAAATGTTCCAATGATGTTATGTTAGCAAGGAATTTGAATTTTTCCCCAGGTGGGTCTGTGATGAATTGTgataaaattaggaaaaaatatgtgggTTCTTCAAGATTTGTTATGAAATGTTCCAATGATGTTGTGTTGGCTAGGAATTTGAGTTTTTTCCCAGGTGGGTTAGTGATGAATTGTgataaaattaggaaaaaatatgtgggTTTTTCAAGATTTGTTATGAAATGTTCCAATGATGTTGTGTTGGTGAATGAGAAACCTAGAAATGGAATATCGGCTGAGGGAGTATTGAGGAACTTGAGGTCGATTTCGGAACCAACTGAAGCTTTAGCTTTGTTCAAATCGGTAGCAGAGATGCCTAGGGTTGTGCATACTACAGAGACCTGTAATTACATGTTGGAGTATTTGAGGGTTCTTGAAAGGACTAATGATATGGCTGtagtgtttgatttgatgcagaAACAGATAATATATAGGAGTTTGGATACTTATTTGATTATATTTAAGCGTCTTCATATAAGGGGAGGGATACGTGAAGCTCCGTTTGCTCTTGAAAGGATGAAGAAAGCAGGGTTTGCGTTGAATGCTTACTCGTACAATGGGTTGATACATCTGATTCTTCAAGCAGGGTTTTGGCAGGAAGCTTTAAAGGTTTATAGAAGGATGATTTCGGAAAAGCTTAAGCCTAGTCTTAAAACATACTCTGCACTAATGGTTGCGTGTGGTAAAAGAAGGGACACTGAAACAGTCATGAAATTGTTAAGCGAGATGGATGGTTTGGGATTAAGACCGAATATTTATACTTTTACCATTTGCATTAGAGTGCTTGGAAGGGCTGGAAAGATTGATGATGCTTGTGCTATATTAAAAAGAATGGATGATGAAGGTTGTGGTCCGGATGTTGTTACTTACACAGTACTCATTGATTCTCTTTGCATTGCTGGCAAGCTAGATATTGCTAAAGAAGTATTTTTCAAGATGAAATCTGGTAGCCATAAACCTGATCGAGTGACTTACATCACTTTGCTAGATAGGCTTAGTGATCGTGGTGACTTGGACTCTCTAGTGGACTTCTTGGATAGGATGGAGGCTGATGGTTATAAAGCGGACGTCGTCTCTTTTACCATACTTGTTGATGCTTTGTGCAAAGTAGGTAAGGTCAGTGAAGCATTTGCTACATTAGATGtaatgaaggaaaaaggaaTCTTACCGAATCTTCATACATACAATTCATTGATTAGGGGCCTGCTAAGAAAGAAGAGAGTTAATGAAGCAttggagttgtttgatagcttGGAATCTCTCGGAGTTGAGGTTACAGCTTACACGTATATCCTATTTATTGACTACTACGGAAAATCAGGCGAGCCTGATAAAGCTCTGGAAACATTTGAGAAGATGAAAGCTCATGGAATCGTGCCTAACGTTGTTGCTTGCAATGCATCTTTGTATAGTATAGCAGAAATGGGAAGGCTTGGAGAGGCGAAACGTATATTTGATGGAATTAGAGAGAGTGGATATGTTCCGAATTCTATCTCCTACAACatgatgatgaaatgctatAGTAATGCAGGGAAAGTTGATGAAGCCATTAAATTACTCTCCGAGATGATAGAAAGTGGTTGTGATCCTGATGTGATTGTAGTCAATTCATTGATCGACATACTTTATAAGGATGGTCGGGCTAATGAGGCGTGGGCAATGTTTTACAGATTGAAGGATATGAAACTGACTCCTACTGTTGTGACCTACAACACTTTACTGGCTGGATTAGGAAAAGAGGGGAAGATTCGAGAGGCCTATGAGTTACTTGATAGCATGGCTCTTCAGGGGTGTTCCCCAAACACAATCACTTACAATACACTTTTAGATAGTCTTTGCAAGAATGGTGAGGTTGACACTGCCTTGACGTTGCTTTATCAAATGACAGGACCAAATTGTTTTCCAGATGTTTTCAGTTATAACACTGTTATGTTTGGGTTGGCTAAAGAAAAAAGGGTAACCGAAGCATTTTTGCTATTCCATcagatgaagaagaaaatgtATCCCGACTGTGTAACTGTATATGCTCTTCTACCTATTCTTGTGAAAGACGGTTTAATTGAGGATGCTGTTAAGATTGTGGACGGTTTTGTTTACCAGGCTTTGAATAGGTCAGATAGATCCTTTTGGCTGCAAATGATGGAAGGTGTTTTGGGTGAAGCTGAATTAGATCACTCCATTTCTTTTGCGGAAAAACTGGCATCGTATCATATTTGCAGCAATGACTTAATAATTATACCTGTTATTAGAGTTCTTTGCAAGCAAAAGAAAGCCCTTGATGCTCATGATCTTTTTGTAAAGTTCAAGAACACATTCGGAATTCGTCCAACACTAAGATCATATTATCCCTTGGTTGAAGGACTTCTGAATGTTCATCTTAAAGAATTGGCGTGGAATCTTTTCAAGGAGATGAAAAATGCCTCCGGTTGTGCTCCGGATGTTTATACCTATAATTTGTTTCTTGATGAACTTGGAAAGTCTGGGAAGGTTGATGAACTTTTTGAGCTGTATGAGGAAATGCTCCACAGAGGATGTAAGCCGATCGCGATAACTTACAATATTCTCATTTCTGGTTTGGTGAAGTCTAATAAAGTAGAGAGAGCAATAGATTTTTACTATGATCTTGTAAGTTTAGGGTTTATGCCTACTCCTTGTACATATGGTCCTCTCATAGATGGGCTTTTGAAGGTTAAAAATTTCGACAAAGCAAAGGACTTTTTCGAGGAAATGGCGGACTATGGATGCCGACCTAATTCCGTTATCTACAACATTCTCATAAATGGGTTTGGGAAGGCCGGTGATCTGAAATCTGCGTGTGATCTCTTTAACAGAATGAATAAAGAAGGAGTTAGACCCGATTTGAAGACGTACACCATTCTTGTAGATTGCTTATGCTCTGCCGGGAAGGTGGACGATGCTCTGTACTACTTTGAGGAACTGAAATCAGCTGGTCTTGATCCTGATTTGGTTTCTTACAACCTTATGATCAACGGTCTTGGGAAGTCCGGTAAAATGAAGGAAGCACTGTATCTTCTTGATGAGATGAAAAGCAGAGGAATCACCCCGAATCTTTATACCTATAATACCTTGATACTCAATCTTGGGATTGCTGGAATGTTGGAGGATGCTGGAAGGATGTATGAAGAACTTCAGCAACTCGGTCTTGAACCCGATGTTTTTACATATAATGCTCTTATTAGAGGGTACAGCAAGTCTGGTGATCCAGATGGTGCATATGCCATTTATGAGAAGATGATGGTCGGGGGTTGTAGCCCAAATAGTGGTACTTTTGCTCAGCTACCTAATTAA